A section of the Telopea speciosissima isolate NSW1024214 ecotype Mountain lineage chromosome 3, Tspe_v1, whole genome shotgun sequence genome encodes:
- the LOC122655425 gene encoding uncharacterized protein LOC122655425, with product MGSLATHFFAFLFFVPVGIRRLLCSFSLYLKNPCAYRSKIWYMSEPRWKNIDLYVLLIALPIASFSEIFFFLSFSGHATYRFAFFQQAAVGSLFWILVILVILRENIDPFLMHESLVFVFAGIAFLIEYSLIGKEITGLGSRVYELLGGLTLLCAAACFYLSFLPTAFFAEVALSSSLIFKGTWVLQAGLSLYSDTFSLKGCRKISFSPAQSTTDVQCDLEEDRLRGVALINLLFVLHLIGILLMSFSLFGALSCNRNLRCGEGAGPSLAEFESESMLMRPLPEFELE from the coding sequence ATGGGATCATTAGCAACACATTTCTTTGCATTTCTCTTCTTCGTCCCAGTTGGAATTCGTCGCCTCCTCTGCTCATTCTCTTTATATCTCAAGAACCCATGCGCCTACAGATCAAAGATATGGTATATGTCAGAACCCAGATGGAAAAACATTGATTTATACGTCCTCCTTATCGCCCTCCCCATTGCCTCATTCTCCgagattttcttcttcttatcgtTCTCTGGTCATGCAACGTACCGATTCGCTTTCTTTCAGCAAGCAGCAGTGGGAAGTCTCTTCTGGATCCTCGTCATTTTGGTGATTCTCCGAGAAAATATCGACCCTTTTCTCATGCACGAAAGTCTTGTCTTTGTGTTCGCTGGAATTGCGTTTCTCATAGAGTATTCACTGATCGGAAAGGAAATTACAGGGCTCGGTAGCCGTGTTTACGAATTGTTAGGTGGGCTCACGCTTTTATGTGCTGCTGCTTGCTTTTACCTTTCGTTTCTGCCTACCGCTTTTTTCGCAGAAGTGGCACTCTCTTCAAGTCTTATTTTCAAGGGGACTTGGGTGTTGCAGGCTGGGTTGTCCTTGTATTCTGACACCTTCTCTTTGAAGGGTTGTCGTAAGATCTCATTTTCTCCGGCTCAATCGACCACTGACGTTCAGTGCGATCTGGAAGAGGATAGGTTGAGAGGTGTAGCTCTGATAAATCTGTTGTTTGTGTTACATTTGATTGGAATCTTGCTCATGAGTTTTAGTTTATTTGGGGCTTTGTCTTGCAATCGCAACTTGAGATGTGGGGAGGGTGCTGGTCCCTCATTGGCAGAGTTTGAGTCGGAAAGTATGTTGATGCGCCCACTTCCTGAATTTGAGTTGGAGTGA